The following proteins are encoded in a genomic region of Hippopotamus amphibius kiboko isolate mHipAmp2 chromosome 8, mHipAmp2.hap2, whole genome shotgun sequence:
- the LOC130858438 gene encoding uncharacterized protein LOC130858438 → MPITGQQHTYNLPLAMKPPPLSWPPSYPPPPAISPFLPPPPPLHGLPPPPPTRLLQRALPTGPPPLGFFLTLPPTPDPSASRDLAVQNVLILPSLHSAQAEDTPAPGCQGRQREGLPEAALPTSHPRTRAQGEGGGSGPRAPRSAPASSTAAAPGPSAWKPPPEAGEEAGRPGGARRGERSRRREQRRRWVRFARGGLGCGRRGPPNTSRAPNLRRRGPREAGPARPAQGRRARDATRGAWTRAPGAGLASTWATGRAPAIPPDPPVPLPPPAPPFSGGKARSRRAAGARGALPTRRRGPPPQPHSPPPAARRLGPQRPSARARSARARLPGGPGAARGPPALCFGAAAPPRRR, encoded by the exons ATGCCCATCACAGGGCAACAGCACACATACAATTTGCCCCTGGCG ATGAAGCCCCCTCCGCTCTCGTGGCCCCCCAGCTACCCACCTCCCCCTGCAATCAgcccctttcttcctcccccgccccccctgcACGGCCTGCCTCCGCCGCCCCCCACGAGGCTGCTGCAGAGGGCGTTG CCGACCGGACCTCCGCCTCTCGGCTTCTTCCTcacactgccccccaccccagacccctcGGCCTCCAGGGACCTGGCCGTGCAGAACGTTCTCATCCTCCCCTCGCTCCACTCTGCGCAG GCAGAAGACACTCCAGCCCCCGGCTGCCAGGGGAGGCAGCGGGAGGGGCTCCCAGAGGCTGCGCTACCCACCTCGCATCCCCGGACCAGAGCCCAGGGCGAGGGTGGGGGGTCCGGGCCACGAGCGCCACGCTCAGCACCGGCATCCAGCACAGCTGCCGCCCCGGGGCCGAGCGCCTGGAAGCCCCCCCCGGAGGCGGGAGAGGAGGCGGGGAGGCCGGGAGGCGCGCGGAGAGGGGAGCGCTCCCGGCGAAGGGAACAGAGGCGGAGGTGGGTGCGCTTCGCGCGGGGAGGGCTCGGGTGCGGACGCCGCGGTCCACCCAACACGAGCCGGGCCCCGAACCTGCGCCGCCGGGGCCCGCGGGAGgccggcccggcccgcccggcccaGGGGAGGCGCGCCCGCGACGCCACGCGTGGGGCCTGGACGCGGGCGCCTGGCGCCGGCCTCGCCTCCACGTGGGCAACCGGACGCGCCCCCGCGATCCCGCCGGACCCCCCGGTCCCCCTGCCTCCCCCGGCGCCGCCCTTCTCCGGGGGGAAAGCCCGGTcccggcgggcggcgggggcccGGGGGGCGCTCCCGACCCGGCGCCgcggccccccgccccagccgcACTCACCGCCGCCCGCCGCTCGGCGCCTCGGCCCGCAGCGCCCATCGGCCCGGGCTCGCTCAGCGCGGGCGCGGCTCCCCGGCGGCCCCGGCGCGGCCCGCGGGCCGCCTGCCCTTTGTTTTGGAGCCGCGGCCCCGCCGCGCCGCCGTTAA